A stretch of Chiloscyllium punctatum isolate Juve2018m chromosome 34, sChiPun1.3, whole genome shotgun sequence DNA encodes these proteins:
- the LOC140458855 gene encoding mitochondrial import receptor subunit TOM40 homolog isoform X2: MGNVLAAASPGPTAAPVPVPAPGPSVRPGGFTVPPGFTVPPVPPGPEQQQRGAAGPGAQAEGKLPNPGTFEECHRKCKELFPIQMEGVKLIVNKGLSNHFQVNHTVSLSTLGESSYHFGATYVGTKQLSPTEAFPVLVGDMDNTGSLNAQLIHLLTDRVRSKMVLQTQQSKFVNWQVDSEYRGNDYTATLTLGNPDILIGSGIIVAHYLQSITPSLALGGELVYHRRPGEEGAVMSVAGRYTVTGRCGTGSELANAGHQCDVWVSAGPAQSEPAV, translated from the exons atGGGGAACGTGCTGGCGGCCGCTTCCCCGGGGCCCACCGCcgcccccgtccccgtccccgcaCCCGGGCCCAGCGTCAGGCCCGGCGGCTTCACCGTGCCCCCGGGCTTCACCGTGCCGCCGGTACCGCCCGGACCCGAGCAGCAGCAGCGAGGGGCGGCCGGGCCTGGAGCCCAGGCCGAGGGCAAACTGCCCAACCCGGGCACCTTCGAGGAATGTCACCGCAAGTGCAAAG aacTTTTCCCTATTCAGATGGAAGGAGTGAAACTCATTGTAAACAAAggtctcagcaatcacttccag GTGAATCACACCGTGTCACTCAGCACGTTAGGAGAATCCAGCTACCACTTTGGGGCAACTTACGTTGGCACGAAGCAGCTCAGTCCCACTGAG GCCTTTCCAGTTCTTGTCGGCGACATGGATAACACAGGCAGCCTGAATGCACAACTCATTCACCTACTAACAGACAGAGTGCGGTCAAAAATGGTGTTACAG acacagcAGTCAAAGTTTGTGAACTGGCAGGTGGACTCAGAGTATCGAGGAAACGATTACACAGCAACGCTGACGCTGGGAAACCCTGACATTCTCATCGGATCAG GAATCATCGTGGCTCACTATCTACAGAGTATCACGCCGAGCCTGGCTCTGGGCGGGGAACTTGTCTATCACCGGCGACCAGGAGAGGAAGGTGCAGTCATGTCTGTCGCTGGCAGGTATACAG TTACAGGTAGGTGTGGAACTGGAAGCGAGCTTGCGAATGCAGGACACCAGTGTGACGTTTGGGTATCAGCTGGACCTGCCCAAAGCGAACCTGCTGTTTAA